The window ACGAGTTCCGCCCGCCGTGTGCGCGCGGACAGGGCGTCGACGATCTTCCGGCGGGTGATCCCGACGAGCCACGCGCCCAGGGCGCCGCGCTCCGGGGCGAATCCGGCGCGGCCCCGCCAGGCGGCGAGGAACACCGTCTGTGTGACGTCCTCCGCCTCGCGGACGTCCCCGAGGGAACGCCGCGCCAGTGTGTGCACCAGAGTGCCCCACCGCTGGTAGGCCGCGGCCAGACCGGCCTCGTCACCGGCGGCGAAACTCGCGGCGAGTTCCTCGTCGGCCAGGGGCTCCTCCGCCGGAGCCCACAACGGGACGCTGTCGCGGGTCTGCTCTGTGACCTGTCGTGCAGCCATGGTGTCTGCTCCTCGTGCGGGCGCGATGGCCGTTCCGTGTCGCGGGGGCGGAAGTGGTTCGGCCGGAGTCGTCTACCCCCGGCGTGCCGGATATCGGTCTCGGAGGGCCTCGGCTCCATCACCCTGCGAGAAATCCCACCCGCGCCTCAACTCGCATCGTCTCTGCATCACTTTCCGCGGTGCGCGGTGGTGTGCCCTCGCCCGACCGGCCCAACGGTGGAAACCGGGCGCACTTTCTCGCCCGTCCGGCGCATCCGCGGAGGCCTCTGCCACGGAAAGCGTTTCAGTCAGACACCCAAGCGAACGCGACGAGAGGAACCGGGATGCGCTCCAGCAAGGCCAAGGATCACGCCGTGTCCGGGACGGCGCCCGGCCCTCATCCCGAGCCCCCGCGTGCCCGCGCGGACGACCTCGCGCGCCTGCGGGGCGGCCACCCCGACTCCGGGCACGCGACAGCGGGCGATCCGCCGCCGCGGTTCCCGCTGGACGTGGACGATCTGCACACCATCGACAGTGACGTCTCCGCGGCCGTGGGGCGTGTCCTCGAAGAGCATCTGGCCGAGCGGGCGGAGCGTGCCACCGCCCTGGACCCGACGTTCGGCCGGGACCTCGCCGAACGCGTCGCGCGCTTCACCCTCAACGGCGGCAAGCGCACGCGTGCCCGTTTCGTGTGGTGGGCGCTGCGTGCCTGCGGCGGCGGCCCGAGCGAGGCGGAAGCCGCCCTCCGCGTCGGCTCCGCCCTGGAACTGATCCAGACCTGCGCCCTGGTCCACGACGACGTGATGGACGGCTCGCGGATGCGCCGGGGACGGCTCGCCCTGCACGCGGACGTCGCCGCCCAGTACGCCGACACCGTTGCGCCCTCACTCGGCCCGCGCTTCGGCGAAGCCGCCGCGATCCTCGCCGGGGACCTGGCCCTGGCCTGGGCGGACGACATCGTCGCGACCATCGACACGGCGCCGGCCACCGTACGCGCCCTGTGGAGCGCCATGCGGACCGAGATGGTGGCCGGGCAGTACCTGGACATCCACGGCCAGGCCACCTCGTCCCGCTCCCTGGCCCGCGCGCTCCGTGCCGCCTGCCTCAAGAGCGCCCTCTACTCCGTGGAGCGCCCGCTGGCGCTCGGAGCCGCCCTCGCCGGAGCGGATCCCGCGCGCACCGAGGCGCTGTGCTCGGCGGGCCGCCGCGTCGGCATCGCCTTCCAGCTCCGTGA of the Streptomyces aurantiacus genome contains:
- a CDS encoding sigma-70 family RNA polymerase sigma factor, which gives rise to MAARQVTEQTRDSVPLWAPAEEPLADEELAASFAAGDEAGLAAAYQRWGTLVHTLARRSLGDVREAEDVTQTVFLAAWRGRAGFAPERGALGAWLVGITRRKIVDALSARTRRAELVVAAGARMSVGPVDGDTPAAVLDRVVVGHELAKLPAAQRRVLTLAFYDDLTQTQIAEVTGWPLGTVKSHARRGLHRLGRRLEDDGLQRAC
- a CDS encoding polyprenyl synthetase family protein, producing MRSSKAKDHAVSGTAPGPHPEPPRARADDLARLRGGHPDSGHATAGDPPPRFPLDVDDLHTIDSDVSAAVGRVLEEHLAERAERATALDPTFGRDLAERVARFTLNGGKRTRARFVWWALRACGGGPSEAEAALRVGSALELIQTCALVHDDVMDGSRMRRGRLALHADVAAQYADTVAPSLGPRFGEAAAILAGDLALAWADDIVATIDTAPATVRALWSAMRTEMVAGQYLDIHGQATSSRSLARALRAACLKSALYSVERPLALGAALAGADPARTEALCSAGRRVGIAFQLRDDLDDVFGDPRHTGKPTGGDIRAGKPTYLVALAQARAEATGNRHGLAVLRQALGRADLSESRLDEVRDVLVDTGARDIVEARTQRLVAQGMRHLRSAPLEPEGRLRLRELLQATAGPSTRPRPAPTPRGMQDDTPVPLLLAAGAERSVR